Sequence from the Bacillota bacterium genome:
ATGGTAGTCCTAGAGGAAGGTAATATCAGCGATACAATTATTCACTGGCTGGCTGGTGCTATTGCTCGCTTACCAAGCAGCCTAAATGCTCTAGGCATGTATGTAGTTCAAAGTCTCCTCAATTTCATTATTCCTTCAGGTAGCGGGCAAGCCGCTGTGACTATGCCCATTTTAAGTCCGCTGGCGGACTTGGTAGGTGTGACCCGTCAAACGGCAGTATTGGCCTTTCAGTTCGGCGACGGGATTTCCAACAGTTTTGCCCCCACCGATGGCAGCCTCATGGCCGGTCTCGCTCTAGCAGGGATACCTTATGACAAATGGGCACGCTGGATCTTGCCCCTGCTAGCATTGCAGTATCTACTGGGAGCTGTTTTTATTATCATAGCCCAGGTGATCAATTACGGGCCCTACTAGAGAGTACTTGCGCCATGCGATTAAGTTATGAACTTTATTCGATAAAAGATGCCATGAAGAGGAAGGCTGACAACTAACGGCGAAAAGACTATAGCGAAGGACCGCAGCAAACCTGGCCAACAAGAACCGATCATTGTCAGGAGGACTTGTTCATGTCGCATTACGTTTATATCCTTCGTTGCTGCGATGGCAGCCTTTATACCGGATATTCCACAGACCCTGAGCGGCGGCTAAAAGAACACCAAGAGGGCAACGGTGCTCGCTATACGAGAGGACGGCGTCCGGTAAAGCTCTTGGGCTTTCTTGAATTTGACTCGCGGTCGGAAGCCATGGCGGCCGAAGCAGCCATCAAACGGTGCAGTCACCAAAAGAAGCTGGCAATATTGACCGGGGCAGAGGGGCAGATTGAAGCCCCTACCCAAAACCGCTGATATTACCGGTGCGTGTTAAGACTAGTACCAGGAATCCATTTAGATCAATAAGGCATGCGCAAACCCCGTCCCTAAGTGACGGGGTTCATGTTGAGGAACCAACGGCAGGAAAGAATCGTTAGCCGGCGAATTATTGATCATTAGGAAATAAGTGGTAAGCAGTGCCTTTGTGCCGCCAAGTAGTTAATGAAATATCAGGCTTTAGGACGAATAGGTAAATAGCTTATCCATATAATAAGGTTATGGGGCAATCCATTACTACCCTGTTCAGGTGGGTAATGGTA
This genomic interval carries:
- a CDS encoding GIY-YIG nuclease family protein; translation: MSHYVYILRCCDGSLYTGYSTDPERRLKEHQEGNGARYTRGRRPVKLLGFLEFDSRSEAMAAEAAIKRCSHQKKLAILTGAEGQIEAPTQNR